From a region of the Lactuca sativa cultivar Salinas chromosome 4, Lsat_Salinas_v11, whole genome shotgun sequence genome:
- the LOC111885414 gene encoding G patch domain-containing protein TGH isoform X2 yields MNTIWTNFACMREARKAFLALSEDAKAPVAGPTQVEAEDDMASAAELSTDGVSQLHKSTPVYVLNPKQDMHGLGYDPFKGAPEFRENKRSHLPGNKESGHQRKMASSLSKVLYNIQTII; encoded by the exons ATGAACACAATTTGGACTAACTTTGCTTGTATGAG AGAAGCTAGAAAAGCTTTTCTTGCTCTTTCTGAAGATGCAAAAGCACCTGTTGCGGGTCCCACTCAAGTTGAAGCTGAGGATGACATGGCATCTGCTGCAGAACTCTCTACTGATGGTGTTAGTCAGCTCCACAAAAGTACTCCA gtTTATGTGCTAAATCCAAAGCAGGATATGCATGGTCTAGGCTACGATCCATTTAAAGGTGCTCCAGAATTCAGGG AAAACAAAAGGTCGCATTTACCTGGGAATAAGGAATCAGGCCACCAAAGAAAGATGGCCTCTTCTCTTTCAAAA GTATTATACAACATTCAGaccattatttga
- the LOC111885414 gene encoding G patch domain-containing protein TGH isoform X3, which translates to MNTIWTNFACMREARKAFLALSEDAKAPVAGPTQVEAEDDMASAAELSTDGVSQLHKSTPVYVLNPKQDMHGLGYDPFKGAPEFRENKRSHLPGNKESGHQRKMASSLSKFFTY; encoded by the exons ATGAACACAATTTGGACTAACTTTGCTTGTATGAG AGAAGCTAGAAAAGCTTTTCTTGCTCTTTCTGAAGATGCAAAAGCACCTGTTGCGGGTCCCACTCAAGTTGAAGCTGAGGATGACATGGCATCTGCTGCAGAACTCTCTACTGATGGTGTTAGTCAGCTCCACAAAAGTACTCCA gtTTATGTGCTAAATCCAAAGCAGGATATGCATGGTCTAGGCTACGATCCATTTAAAGGTGCTCCAGAATTCAGGG AAAACAAAAGGTCGCATTTACCTGGGAATAAGGAATCAGGCCACCAAAGAAAGATGGCCTCTTCTCTTTCAAAA ttttttaCCTATTAA
- the LOC111885414 gene encoding G patch domain-containing protein TGH isoform X4 — protein MNTIWTNFACMREARKAFLALSEDAKAPVAGPTQVEAEDDMASAAELSTDGVSQLHKSTPVYVLNPKQDMHGLGYDPFKGAPEFRENKRSHLPGNKESGHQRKMASSLSKTII, from the exons ATGAACACAATTTGGACTAACTTTGCTTGTATGAG AGAAGCTAGAAAAGCTTTTCTTGCTCTTTCTGAAGATGCAAAAGCACCTGTTGCGGGTCCCACTCAAGTTGAAGCTGAGGATGACATGGCATCTGCTGCAGAACTCTCTACTGATGGTGTTAGTCAGCTCCACAAAAGTACTCCA gtTTATGTGCTAAATCCAAAGCAGGATATGCATGGTCTAGGCTACGATCCATTTAAAGGTGCTCCAGAATTCAGGG AAAACAAAAGGTCGCATTTACCTGGGAATAAGGAATCAGGCCACCAAAGAAAGATGGCCTCTTCTCTTTCAAAA accattatttga
- the LOC111885414 gene encoding G patch domain-containing protein TGH isoform X1, with amino-acid sequence MNTIWTNFACMREARKAFLALSEDAKAPVAGPTQVEAEDDMASAAELSTDGVSQLHKSTPVYVLNPKQDMHGLGYDPFKGAPEFRENKRSHLPGNKESGHQRKMASSLSKAERKGSHGVCA; translated from the exons ATGAACACAATTTGGACTAACTTTGCTTGTATGAG AGAAGCTAGAAAAGCTTTTCTTGCTCTTTCTGAAGATGCAAAAGCACCTGTTGCGGGTCCCACTCAAGTTGAAGCTGAGGATGACATGGCATCTGCTGCAGAACTCTCTACTGATGGTGTTAGTCAGCTCCACAAAAGTACTCCA gtTTATGTGCTAAATCCAAAGCAGGATATGCATGGTCTAGGCTACGATCCATTTAAAGGTGCTCCAGAATTCAGGG AAAACAAAAGGTCGCATTTACCTGGGAATAAGGAATCAGGCCACCAAAGAAAGATGGCCTCTTCTCTTTCAAAA gctgaaaggaagggatcacatggggtttgtgcttaa